In a genomic window of Temperatibacter marinus:
- the nusB gene encoding transcription antitermination factor NusB, translating into MAQKNKSGGARSAARLAAVQATYQLLMSEEPNAVLTIDEYKKHRLGKEIEGIEFAKADEKLFSDVVEGTWNRAEELNSLIGSSLKDGWSTDRLEKLIHAILLTGAYELSARPDVPTAVIITEYVDVTHAFCERQEASFVNGVLDKIGKTVRS; encoded by the coding sequence ATGGCGCAAAAAAATAAATCTGGTGGGGCGAGAAGTGCAGCACGTTTAGCAGCTGTTCAGGCCACATACCAACTGTTAATGTCTGAAGAGCCCAATGCTGTTCTTACAATCGATGAGTATAAGAAACATCGATTAGGTAAAGAGATTGAAGGAATTGAATTTGCAAAGGCAGATGAAAAGCTCTTTTCTGATGTCGTAGAAGGCACATGGAATAGAGCTGAAGAACTAAATTCTCTCATCGGTAGCTCTCTTAAAGACGGGTGGTCTACAGATCGCTTAGAAAAACTGATACACGCTATTTTGCTTACTGGAGCCTATGAACTTTCTGCACGTCCAGATGTACCAACAGCTGTCATCATAACAGAATATGTGGATGTAACACATGCCTTCTGTGAACGCCAAGAAGCTTCATTCGTGAACGGCGTTCTCGATAAAATCGGAAAGACAGTGAGAAGCTAG
- the thiL gene encoding thiamine-phosphate kinase: MPSEFDIIETYFAPLAGKEGVGLKDDAAHYCPSPSKKVVLSKDMLVESIHFLPDTNAEDLAWKALAVNISDLVAKGAKPKGYLLGLGLPAMPTIDWLKSFAHGLDCAQTVFKCQLFGGDTVRTNKDLTFSVTVIGEADVDAPLRSGAKAGDHIYVSGSLGGACYGLKSFRKEIAKNADLEQTYLRPQPRMDLISLISNYASASADISDGLVADIGHIVDASSVGAHLKAEDIPVNELINTPNLEEILTWGDDYEIVFTVDPSKEEEMLSYHDRHCSTPIHKIGLVKNDQGVTIVGKDETILSYSKSGFNHF, from the coding sequence ATGCCATCAGAATTTGATATTATCGAGACTTATTTTGCTCCCCTTGCGGGTAAAGAAGGCGTCGGTTTAAAAGATGATGCAGCTCATTATTGCCCCTCTCCATCGAAAAAGGTCGTCCTCTCTAAGGACATGCTTGTCGAAAGTATCCACTTTTTGCCGGATACGAACGCTGAAGATTTAGCATGGAAAGCCTTGGCTGTTAACATTTCTGACTTGGTCGCAAAAGGGGCGAAACCAAAAGGCTATCTTCTAGGCCTTGGACTACCGGCCATGCCGACCATAGACTGGCTTAAAAGCTTTGCACATGGTCTTGACTGCGCACAAACGGTTTTTAAGTGCCAGTTATTTGGTGGGGATACAGTCAGGACAAATAAAGACTTAACCTTCAGTGTCACTGTGATCGGCGAAGCTGATGTCGATGCGCCGCTACGGTCTGGTGCTAAAGCAGGGGACCACATCTATGTCTCGGGCAGTTTAGGCGGGGCTTGCTACGGTCTAAAATCTTTCAGAAAAGAAATTGCGAAAAATGCTGACCTTGAGCAGACTTATTTGAGACCACAACCGCGTATGGACCTAATCTCTTTAATTTCCAACTATGCCTCTGCCAGTGCAGATATCTCAGATGGATTAGTGGCAGACATAGGTCATATTGTCGATGCCTCTTCAGTTGGGGCTCATTTGAAGGCTGAAGATATCCCTGTTAATGAATTGATTAACACTCCAAATTTGGAGGAAATCCTCACATGGGGTGATGATTATGAAATCGTCTTTACTGTTGATCCTAGTAAAGAGGAAGAGATGCTCAGCTACCATGATCGTCACTGCTCAACCCCCATTCATAAAATTGGGCTGGTCAAAAACGATCAGGGCGTTACAATAGTCGGTAAAGACGAAACAATTTTATCTTATAGTAAAAGTGGGTTTAATCATTTTTAA
- a CDS encoding sodium-translocating pyrophosphatase, with translation MTVLIAAIICGLLAVIYGIVTRRSILSASAGSAEMQEIAGAIQEGAQAYLNRQYKTIAIVGVIVAAILFVTLSSLSAVGFIIGAVLSGVAGYIGMIISVKANVRTTEAARTSLQGGLDVAFKSGAVTGMLVAGLALLAIAGYYYYMTVILGLDGTSRSVIDALVALGFGASLISIFARLGGGIFTKGADVGADLVGKVEAGIPEDDPRNPAVIADNVGDNVGDCAGMAADLFETYVVTIGATMVLAALLISNGASQIMELPLIIGGSCIITSIIGTYFVKLGSSNSIMGALYKGFIVTAVLSAVVMWFAMSWALGGDMNSNLYDMVSGRDLYYCGLVGLFLTGIIIWITEYYTSTEYRPVKSIAKASETGHGTNVIQGLAISLEATALPAIFICVAIIVAYKLAGIIGLGFGATAMLALAGMVVALDAYGPVTDNAGGIAEMAGLDEEVRERTDALDAVGNTTKAVTKGYAIGSAGLAALVLFGAYTADLEKYFPDMTVNFDLSNPYVVVGLFLGALLPYLFGAMGMTAVGRAGGKVVEEVREQFKNNPGIMEGTSKPDYARSVDLLTKEAIREMVIPSLLPILAPVLTYFVINAIAGQAEAFAALGALLLGVIVGGLFVALSMTAGGGAWDNAKKYIEDGNHGGKGSEAHKAAVTGDTVGDPYKDTAGPAVNPMIKITNIVALLLLAFLAH, from the coding sequence ATGACTGTTTTAATCGCCGCGATTATCTGTGGCTTGTTAGCTGTAATTTATGGTATTGTAACTCGACGCTCAATCTTATCTGCCAGTGCTGGTAGTGCTGAAATGCAAGAAATTGCTGGAGCAATTCAAGAAGGCGCTCAAGCCTATCTTAATCGTCAATATAAAACTATCGCTATTGTAGGCGTGATCGTTGCTGCAATCTTATTTGTAACACTGTCATCACTGTCTGCTGTTGGCTTTATTATTGGCGCTGTCTTATCTGGTGTCGCTGGATACATCGGTATGATTATCAGCGTTAAGGCTAATGTCAGAACAACCGAAGCTGCACGGACCAGCCTACAAGGTGGTTTAGACGTGGCCTTCAAATCTGGTGCTGTTACGGGCATGCTTGTGGCTGGACTCGCTTTGCTTGCGATCGCAGGCTATTATTATTATATGACCGTAATCTTGGGCCTAGACGGCACAAGCCGTTCTGTTATTGACGCTCTTGTGGCACTTGGCTTTGGGGCATCTTTGATTTCAATTTTTGCACGACTTGGCGGTGGTATTTTCACCAAAGGGGCTGATGTCGGTGCAGACCTAGTCGGAAAAGTCGAAGCAGGCATTCCTGAGGATGACCCACGTAACCCTGCAGTAATCGCAGACAATGTAGGTGATAATGTTGGTGACTGTGCTGGTATGGCCGCTGACTTGTTTGAAACCTATGTCGTGACGATCGGCGCAACAATGGTTCTTGCTGCTCTCTTGATCTCAAATGGTGCTTCTCAAATCATGGAACTGCCCTTAATCATTGGCGGTAGTTGTATCATCACTTCAATTATTGGTACATATTTTGTGAAGCTTGGATCAAGCAACAGCATTATGGGTGCCCTTTACAAAGGATTTATTGTAACAGCAGTTCTCTCAGCAGTTGTTATGTGGTTCGCCATGAGCTGGGCTTTGGGCGGCGATATGAATTCTAACTTGTATGATATGGTCTCAGGGAGAGATCTTTATTACTGCGGCCTCGTTGGCCTGTTTCTCACAGGGATTATTATCTGGATCACTGAATATTATACTTCTACAGAATATAGACCTGTTAAATCGATCGCGAAAGCATCAGAAACAGGGCATGGTACAAATGTTATCCAAGGATTGGCTATATCTCTTGAAGCGACAGCCTTACCTGCAATTTTCATTTGTGTCGCAATTATCGTTGCCTATAAATTGGCGGGGATCATTGGCTTAGGTTTCGGTGCCACTGCTATGTTAGCTCTTGCTGGAATGGTCGTAGCGCTAGACGCTTATGGTCCTGTAACAGATAACGCTGGCGGCATTGCCGAGATGGCTGGTTTAGATGAAGAAGTTCGCGAAAGAACGGATGCTCTAGATGCTGTCGGTAATACAACTAAGGCTGTTACAAAAGGCTATGCAATTGGGTCTGCAGGCCTTGCTGCCCTTGTCTTGTTTGGGGCTTATACAGCAGATTTGGAAAAATATTTCCCAGATATGACTGTTAACTTCGATCTCTCTAATCCTTATGTTGTTGTGGGTCTCTTCCTTGGCGCACTTCTACCCTATCTCTTTGGTGCAATGGGTATGACAGCTGTTGGCCGTGCTGGTGGTAAGGTTGTTGAAGAAGTGCGAGAGCAGTTCAAAAACAACCCTGGTATCATGGAAGGCACAAGCAAACCGGATTATGCCAGATCAGTAGATTTGCTTACGAAAGAAGCAATCAGAGAGATGGTTATTCCTAGCCTTCTTCCAATTCTAGCGCCTGTCCTCACTTATTTTGTGATTAATGCCATAGCAGGACAAGCAGAAGCTTTTGCAGCGCTTGGTGCACTCTTGCTCGGTGTGATTGTTGGCGGCCTCTTCGTTGCTCTCTCTATGACTGCTGGCGGCGGTGCTTGGGATAATGCGAAGAAATATATCGAAGATGGAAACCATGGCGGAAAAGGCTCTGAAGCCCACAAAGCTGCTGTAACTGGTGATACCGTTGGTGATCCATACAAAGATACAGCAGGACCTGCGGTTAACCCGATGATTAAAATTACGAACATCGTCGCGCTCTTACTGTTGGCATTCTTAGCTCACTAA
- a CDS encoding outer membrane protein assembly factor BamE, producing the protein MNGKMKLVVAMTLMVSLTACGQRLQTRGYIFDKELADAIQPGVDNKQSVQATMGTPTLLAAFSDQTWYYVSTNVEVKPLFLPTPKWRRVMSVSFNEQGVVTGVENYDLSHARAIDPVDDKTPTKGKQLGFFQQLFMNVGRFSGQQPVGGPGGPGPNGS; encoded by the coding sequence ATGAACGGAAAAATGAAACTGGTTGTTGCTATGACATTGATGGTCTCTCTGACTGCTTGTGGCCAGCGTCTTCAGACAAGAGGATATATCTTCGATAAGGAATTAGCTGATGCAATTCAGCCTGGTGTAGATAACAAACAATCTGTTCAAGCAACTATGGGTACCCCTACTCTTCTCGCGGCCTTTAGTGATCAGACTTGGTATTATGTCTCGACAAATGTTGAAGTGAAGCCACTATTCTTACCCACGCCGAAATGGCGCCGCGTTATGTCTGTTAGTTTTAACGAACAAGGTGTTGTAACGGGTGTCGAAAATTATGATCTCTCTCATGCGCGTGCAATTGACCCTGTCGACGACAAGACTCCTACGAAAGGTAAGCAATTAGGCTTCTTTCAACAGCTCTTTATGAACGTTGGACGCTTTTCGGGTCAACAGCCTGTTGGCGGCCCTGGCGGCCCTGGACCTAATGGGTCTTAA
- a CDS encoding ubiquinol-cytochrome C chaperone family protein, with product MIKKILEWIRGDLTQLELYNKVVTHSRQELYFTELNIEDSVTGRFENIVLHLFLVINRIAAEEGVKSPRVRALQEAFVMDMDRNLREMGIGDMSVGKKVKSMAAGWFSTAKMYEAALQSDAPLDAMTEALFEQVYREKENAQAERLALHILALSKYLFSLKIETITQNKFEYPSLTSEENDLIKR from the coding sequence ATGATTAAAAAAATTCTAGAGTGGATTCGCGGGGATCTTACCCAACTTGAATTATATAATAAAGTTGTTACTCACTCTCGCCAAGAGCTGTATTTTACAGAGTTGAACATTGAGGATAGTGTGACAGGACGGTTTGAAAATATTGTTCTGCACCTGTTTCTAGTGATCAACAGAATAGCTGCTGAAGAGGGGGTTAAAAGCCCTCGGGTTAGAGCTCTTCAAGAAGCTTTTGTCATGGATATGGATAGAAATTTGAGAGAAATGGGCATCGGGGATATGTCTGTGGGTAAAAAAGTAAAATCAATGGCGGCTGGATGGTTTTCTACAGCAAAAATGTATGAAGCAGCTCTCCAAAGCGATGCTCCTCTAGATGCCATGACAGAAGCCCTCTTTGAGCAAGTATATAGAGAGAAAGAAAACGCACAAGCAGAACGCTTAGCGCTCCATATTCTTGCGCTCTCAAAATATCTCTTCTCTCTTAAAATTGAGACCATCACACAGAATAAATTTGAGTATCCCTCATTAACATCTGAAGAAAATGATTTGATAAAAAGATAA
- a CDS encoding YceD family protein: MKQPILPLTTLVPLGDLSAGQRTYHLDCNPTDFTAIAERLHVHEVHSIFAQVTVEDKGRTEGIKLEGLIKTTLSQICVISHEPFELSFESHLNLRLIGGEELARLDEAEAYLDPEFDEYDELMGNEIDLAEILIQTISMDIDPYARSIEIEDLEIKSKAISINEGPEKKPNPFAALEKLKNKT; encoded by the coding sequence ATGAAACAACCAATTCTCCCTTTAACAACTTTAGTCCCCCTTGGTGATTTATCAGCAGGTCAAAGAACATATCATTTAGACTGCAATCCCACTGATTTCACGGCCATAGCAGAAAGGCTTCATGTCCATGAAGTTCACTCGATTTTTGCACAGGTAACTGTAGAAGATAAAGGAAGGACAGAAGGCATCAAACTTGAAGGTTTGATTAAAACGACACTCTCTCAGATCTGCGTGATTTCACATGAGCCTTTTGAACTTAGCTTTGAAAGCCATCTCAATTTAAGATTGATCGGCGGCGAAGAGCTTGCACGATTGGATGAGGCCGAAGCTTATCTCGATCCTGAATTTGACGAATATGATGAACTGATGGGCAACGAGATTGATCTTGCTGAAATCCTTATCCAAACAATTTCAATGGATATTGATCCCTATGCTCGTTCTATTGAAATCGAAGATTTAGAAATTAAATCAAAGGCAATCAGCATTAACGAAGGTCCTGAAAAGAAACCTAACCCATTTGCTGCACTTGAAAAATTAAAGAACAAAACTTGA
- the plsX gene encoding phosphate acyltransferase PlsX: MSKSITIAVDAMGGDNAPDIVLEGIALALEQIPNIHILLFGDEKKLKKSVTSEYPSIEKNVTYKHTVDVVSSIDKPSQALRKGRKSSMALAIQSVKAGEAAVAVSAGNTGALMALSKFILRTMPNIDRPALCAPMPTIRGESVMLDLGANIECDANNLVQFAIMGSAYARTVLGLSNPSVGLLNVGVEDLKGKESIREAAEVLKEATHLPLKFGGFVEGDGVTSGEFDVIVSDGFTGNVALKTAEGTVKFISQLLKNAFSNSILSKIGYIFSKGAISNLKEHLDPNHHNGAVFLGLNGLVVKSHGGANGVGFANALMVASDMAQNDITNLIGNDLNEITDSEELAIVNSLK; encoded by the coding sequence GTGTCCAAATCAATTACTATTGCAGTTGATGCTATGGGTGGCGATAATGCCCCAGATATCGTTCTGGAAGGCATTGCATTAGCCCTTGAGCAAATTCCAAACATTCATATTTTACTTTTCGGTGATGAGAAGAAGCTCAAAAAGTCTGTGACTTCAGAGTATCCCAGCATAGAAAAAAATGTCACTTACAAACATACTGTTGATGTTGTTTCTTCCATAGATAAGCCTTCTCAGGCCCTTCGTAAGGGCAGGAAATCTTCTATGGCCCTTGCCATTCAATCTGTAAAGGCGGGAGAAGCAGCAGTGGCTGTCTCAGCCGGTAACACGGGAGCCTTAATGGCCCTTTCAAAATTTATCTTGCGCACAATGCCAAATATTGACAGACCAGCTTTATGTGCTCCAATGCCAACTATTCGCGGTGAGAGCGTTATGCTTGACCTTGGTGCGAATATTGAGTGTGATGCGAATAATCTAGTACAATTTGCGATTATGGGATCTGCATATGCGCGGACGGTGCTTGGATTAAGCAATCCCAGCGTTGGACTATTAAATGTCGGAGTAGAAGATTTAAAAGGCAAAGAAAGTATCCGCGAAGCAGCTGAGGTTCTTAAAGAAGCTACACACCTTCCACTAAAATTTGGAGGGTTTGTTGAAGGGGACGGTGTTACGTCGGGTGAATTCGATGTTATTGTCAGTGATGGATTTACAGGCAACGTTGCTCTTAAGACAGCAGAAGGGACTGTGAAATTCATTTCTCAACTGCTTAAGAATGCTTTTTCAAATTCAATCCTCTCTAAAATTGGCTATATTTTTTCCAAAGGTGCTATCAGCAATCTTAAAGAGCATTTGGACCCAAACCATCACAACGGCGCAGTTTTCCTAGGGTTAAATGGTCTCGTTGTAAAAAGTCACGGCGGTGCAAACGGGGTAGGATTTGCAAATGCACTCATGGTTGCCAGCGACATGGCCCAGAATGATATTACCAATCTAATCGGCAACGATTTGAATGAAATCACTGATTCTGAAGAGCTCGCAATCGTGAATTCTTTGAAATAA
- a CDS encoding integration host factor subunit alpha, protein MSNRTLTRADLTEKIYDELGLSRSESASLVESVLDEISDRLVDGENVKISSFGSFMVREKNGRIGRNPKTGEEVPIDPRRVLVFRPSQVMRDQINEGNKGR, encoded by the coding sequence ATGAGCAACAGAACATTGACACGAGCTGATTTAACAGAAAAGATCTATGATGAATTGGGTCTATCTAGAAGTGAATCTGCATCCTTGGTTGAATCTGTTCTTGATGAAATCTCTGATCGTCTAGTTGATGGAGAGAATGTCAAGATTTCCTCTTTCGGCAGCTTCATGGTGCGTGAAAAAAATGGTCGCATTGGTCGTAACCCTAAAACTGGGGAAGAAGTGCCAATTGATCCACGCCGTGTTTTGGTGTTTAGACCCAGTCAGGTCATGAGAGATCAGATCAATGAAGGCAATAAAGGCCGTTAA
- a CDS encoding MerR family transcriptional regulator, translating to MPHKEKAYRTISEVAELLDLQQHVLRFWETKFPQIKPMKRGGNRRYYRPDDIRLLEALKILLHKDGYTIRGVQKLFKEQGLKDTITACLNEQPVEPVPYIKPQTERVPSFKTSPATDLDQPTNTPRNSAAENTPNPKKEPAYNSEEIASFTHSKSMKQLLVELSNIRDLLD from the coding sequence TTGCCCCATAAAGAAAAAGCATATCGAACTATTTCAGAAGTTGCTGAACTCCTTGACCTTCAGCAACATGTGTTGCGTTTTTGGGAAACAAAATTTCCTCAAATAAAACCGATGAAAAGAGGGGGAAATAGACGCTATTATCGGCCCGATGACATTCGGCTTCTTGAGGCTCTTAAAATTCTATTGCATAAAGATGGGTATACCATCAGAGGTGTACAGAAACTCTTTAAAGAACAAGGCCTTAAAGATACAATCACAGCATGTCTCAATGAACAACCTGTGGAGCCTGTACCCTATATTAAGCCTCAAACCGAACGTGTGCCTTCTTTCAAGACTTCTCCCGCTACAGATCTGGACCAGCCAACAAACACGCCGCGCAACTCTGCCGCTGAAAATACGCCCAATCCAAAGAAAGAACCGGCTTATAACAGCGAGGAGATCGCGTCTTTTACCCATTCAAAGTCCATGAAGCAGCTCTTAGTAGAGCTCAGTAATATTCGGGATTTACTGGATTAA
- the mazG gene encoding nucleoside triphosphate pyrophosphohydrolase, which produces MSHTIDALLDIMTKLRDPENGCPWDVEQTFETIAPYTIEEAYEVDEAIRDGTKDELKDELGDLLFQVVFHAQMAKEEGSFDFTDVVASISDKMIRRHPHVFAEDSKRTSEEQIEAWEVTKQKEREANQSNKAVHLSALDGVSSSLPALMRAQKLQKRAARVGFDWPDTSHVLDKIQEESMELYEAYSKDQGKKRIVEEYGDLLFVMVNLGRHLEVDVETALRDANAKFTRRFQYVEQKLSDQGKSPETSSLEEMDAYWDEIKAYDKQ; this is translated from the coding sequence ATGTCGCACACTATTGATGCTTTATTAGATATCATGACCAAATTACGAGATCCTGAAAATGGATGCCCTTGGGATGTTGAGCAAACATTTGAAACCATAGCGCCTTACACGATAGAGGAAGCCTATGAAGTCGATGAAGCCATTCGGGATGGTACAAAGGACGAGTTAAAAGATGAGCTGGGTGATCTCCTATTTCAGGTCGTTTTTCATGCGCAAATGGCCAAAGAAGAAGGATCTTTTGATTTCACTGATGTTGTAGCCTCCATCAGTGACAAAATGATCCGCAGACACCCTCATGTTTTCGCTGAAGACTCTAAACGAACTAGTGAAGAGCAAATCGAGGCTTGGGAAGTAACGAAACAAAAAGAGAGAGAAGCCAATCAAAGCAACAAGGCTGTGCATTTGAGTGCCCTTGACGGTGTGTCCTCAAGTCTTCCAGCATTGATGCGAGCACAAAAACTACAAAAACGCGCGGCCCGTGTTGGATTTGATTGGCCGGATACCAGTCATGTCTTGGATAAAATTCAAGAAGAATCTATGGAACTGTACGAAGCATACTCAAAAGATCAGGGTAAAAAGCGGATCGTGGAAGAATATGGTGATTTACTGTTCGTCATGGTGAATTTGGGCCGACATCTAGAGGTTGATGTTGAAACAGCTCTCAGAGATGCTAATGCTAAATTTACAAGACGCTTTCAGTACGTAGAGCAGAAATTGTCAGACCAAGGAAAAAGTCCAGAAACAAGTAGCCTAGAAGAAATGGATGCTTATTGGGATGAAATTAAGGCTTATGACAAGCAATAA
- a CDS encoding Ig-like domain-containing protein: protein MSIFKEVSGEQVSPKERSKEKSVSPLKSNVTQIALEPRLLFDGALLNTADHMAVTRDQNESAGYSENTQHLLQTNSRPEHAILDKSALISYAERQWEHVKSLTTDQPQEKGIIDLDTLTPPQESSGYDTVAKDGERVSLFNAENGFSFEYQQDVTSIRINYSNVHDGRDETVYNNFYDLRLSLGSGEKISWIGFWNGRLNTYILEDKGDHLSYYKEDGSALSIAEMDHIIRFIKYEHTGESGTEDVRRFSFSMVNAEGDEVSEQATATVNVLFTPALEISLEDLELTTGEVTQVRFTFTEDVGNSFQISDLIAENGKLSNLVQDAKDPKVYTAYFTPDANIKDFENSITLKENSVEDLSGDFVERTTSRDYSIDTEITASLDLDRSTSVADLADHHTDYSAGEQVSLFNVDHGYTIEHLNTIKTIRVDYSGLLNQGEEALYDTFNGLKLTLGEGNSIQWTSAWTGRLKTFVMEDKGGYLEISATDGSTMTTPEIAHVIRFLQYGHSGDVISHGERSFVFSFLDSDGVRRSNLATALVTA from the coding sequence TTGAGCATTTTTAAGGAAGTAAGTGGCGAGCAGGTCTCTCCAAAAGAAAGATCCAAAGAAAAGAGTGTTAGTCCATTAAAATCTAATGTTACACAGATTGCTCTTGAGCCTAGACTTTTATTCGATGGAGCCCTTCTAAATACCGCTGATCATATGGCTGTGACGAGGGACCAAAACGAGTCTGCTGGATACTCCGAAAATACTCAGCACTTATTACAAACGAATTCAAGGCCTGAGCATGCTATTCTGGATAAAAGCGCGTTAATTTCATACGCTGAAAGACAATGGGAGCATGTTAAAAGCCTCACGACTGATCAGCCCCAAGAAAAGGGGATCATTGACCTTGATACTCTAACACCGCCTCAAGAGTCGTCTGGGTATGACACGGTTGCGAAGGACGGGGAAAGAGTAAGCTTATTCAATGCTGAAAATGGGTTTTCATTTGAATATCAGCAGGATGTAACCTCTATTCGGATCAACTATTCAAACGTTCATGATGGCCGTGATGAAACTGTATACAATAATTTTTATGACCTGAGGCTTTCCCTTGGAAGTGGGGAAAAAATCTCTTGGATCGGATTTTGGAACGGCCGGCTTAACACTTACATTCTTGAAGATAAAGGGGATCATTTAAGCTATTATAAAGAAGATGGGTCTGCACTTAGTATTGCTGAGATGGATCATATCATCCGCTTTATAAAATATGAGCATACCGGCGAAAGCGGAACTGAAGATGTCCGCCGTTTTTCCTTTTCTATGGTAAATGCTGAGGGTGATGAAGTTTCTGAGCAAGCAACGGCCACTGTAAATGTACTCTTTACACCAGCTCTAGAGATCAGCCTAGAAGATCTAGAACTGACAACAGGAGAAGTGACCCAAGTAAGATTTACATTCACTGAAGACGTGGGAAATAGCTTTCAAATATCGGATCTAATTGCTGAAAATGGTAAGCTTTCAAACCTTGTTCAGGATGCCAAAGATCCTAAAGTTTACACTGCTTACTTTACACCGGACGCTAATATTAAAGATTTTGAGAACAGCATCACGCTTAAGGAAAACTCTGTAGAAGACTTGTCGGGTGATTTTGTAGAGCGAACCACAAGCCGAGACTATTCAATTGATACTGAAATTACCGCCTCCCTTGATCTTGATCGCAGCACTTCCGTTGCTGACTTGGCAGACCATCATACGGACTACTCCGCTGGAGAGCAGGTTAGTCTTTTTAATGTTGATCACGGCTATACCATTGAACATTTAAACACGATTAAAACCATAAGAGTTGACTATTCTGGGCTTCTCAATCAAGGCGAAGAGGCCCTTTATGATACATTTAACGGATTAAAACTCACCCTAGGAGAAGGCAATAGTATTCAATGGACCTCAGCCTGGACTGGACGCCTGAAAACCTTTGTCATGGAGGACAAGGGGGGCTATCTGGAAATTTCTGCGACGGACGGGTCTACTATGACAACCCCTGAAATTGCCCATGTCATTCGTTTCTTACAATACGGACACAGCGGCGACGTGATCAGTCATGGAGAGCGAAGCTTTGTATTTTCCTTTTTAGATTCTGATGGTGTAAGGCGTTCAAATTTGGCGACCGCCCTCGTAACGGCATAA
- a CDS encoding dUTP diphosphatase, which produces MSAVEQFKTMADLQDQINSKISKSWRQNGNEWYRAIWIEAAEMMDHIHYKWWKSGTMDLEQVQLELVDIFHFALSDLLEKHGNSEEVSDYLMKAWSDFKGDDQAPLLAVEELARRTLVSMGFDAAAFFQTMYSVEMTLDDLFKLYVCKNVLNSFRQDKGYKDPNIVYHKVFDGKEDNEHLMDIAKKISPDQVDFIELIYAGLEAIYPKS; this is translated from the coding sequence ATGAGCGCAGTTGAACAATTTAAGACCATGGCTGATCTGCAAGATCAAATTAATAGTAAAATCAGCAAAAGCTGGCGACAAAATGGGAATGAATGGTATCGAGCTATCTGGATTGAAGCCGCTGAAATGATGGACCATATTCACTATAAATGGTGGAAGTCAGGCACGATGGACCTAGAGCAGGTTCAATTGGAACTTGTTGACATTTTTCATTTTGCGCTCAGTGACTTACTTGAAAAACATGGTAATTCAGAAGAAGTCTCTGACTACCTTATGAAGGCCTGGAGTGACTTTAAAGGGGATGACCAAGCCCCTTTGCTTGCTGTTGAAGAACTTGCGCGTAGAACACTTGTCTCCATGGGATTTGATGCAGCCGCATTTTTTCAAACTATGTATAGCGTTGAAATGACACTTGATGACTTGTTCAAACTTTACGTCTGTAAGAATGTTTTGAATAGCTTTCGTCAAGACAAAGGCTATAAAGATCCGAATATTGTCTATCATAAAGTATTTGACGGCAAGGAAGATAACGAGCATCTCATGGACATCGCCAAAAAGATCTCGCCGGATCAAGTCGACTTTATTGAGCTTATCTATGCCGGCTTAGAAGCTATATATCCCAAATCATAA